The Methanofastidiosum sp. genomic sequence CCCTTGGATTCTTTCTCCACAGTTCAATTTCACTCTTGCTATTGCCAATCTTATCTGATTCATACTCAAGCAAGCCTTCAAGTGACAAAAGACTTTGAAATGGAACATTTAACTCCTGGAACATTTCTAACGATTCAGAAAATTGGTATGAGAATATTGAAACGGCTTTCATAGATTTAGCAGAAGACTCTCTAAGTAAATTGATCGCCCTGCCAATAGAGCCACCTGTTGAAACAACATCCTCTATGACTAGAATATTTTTATTAATGTCAATATCCCCTTCGATGCTCTGTTTTTTCCCGTAATCTTTGTG encodes the following:
- the pyrE gene encoding orotate phosphoribosyltransferase, which codes for MKELYDILFLTKSIHIDTENPFTFSSGIKSPIYCDTRRLISYPKERKKIISGFLEKIKDMEIESVIGVATGGISWGAWLSDRLDVPFGYVRSSHKDYGKKQSIEGDIDINKNILVIEDVVSTGGSIGRAINLLRESSAKSMKAVSIFSYQFSESLEMFQELNVPFQSLLSLEGLLEYESDKIGNSKSEIELWRKNPR